A window of the Butyricimonas virosa genome harbors these coding sequences:
- a CDS encoding (Fe-S)-binding protein encodes MQQYEYTNKIYYDHFVLPFTIGLVVLLGYLCVRYYKWIKSFPKEERKKIRKGLFSFKTIRSGWEIFRESLLHHNIFKTNPMLGYMHMTFAFGWFLLIVVGKIESMVYHTSAFNPPYFAIFFRYFHPAKETFPYSEFFAFLMDLILTFLLIGILLAVTKRFCSRIFGMKKTTKQRAYDLLILTVLWLIFPVRFLAESFTSGLNGGGSFLTHNAGDFFSGFLPLESLSYPAWWLYSSLLGLFFLLLPFSRYMHIPTEMVYIFLKNWGVKQGKEYNGFSEIQVNSCSRCGICINTCQLNTSCNINDTQPVYFLRRLRNHEEYAQQAENCLMCGRCEASCPVGINLNAIRQSKRPDILRVTKDTYAYVPQPKVKPAKVAYFAGCMSHLTPGIIKSMQQIFEKAKADYTFIDEQAGVCCGRPLALSGNWKAAQVVMDKNLQMIDASQADILVTSCPICYKTFKEDYLLNIKIMHHTEYIDMLIREGILKVNTLDLKTVFHNPCELGRGCDVVDAPESVLKQVSRKISTAYDGKKSLCCGGSLANTAIDSTQKTKISSDTVKAYAAYQPDIIVTACPLCKKTLGKTSLEIPVKDIAELVAEA; translated from the coding sequence ATGCAGCAATACGAATACACGAACAAAATATATTACGATCACTTTGTCCTGCCGTTCACGATCGGTCTGGTCGTGCTACTGGGGTACTTGTGTGTGAGATACTACAAGTGGATCAAGAGCTTTCCGAAAGAAGAACGTAAAAAAATTCGCAAAGGCTTGTTCAGCTTTAAAACTATTCGTTCCGGCTGGGAAATTTTCCGGGAAAGTTTGTTGCATCACAATATATTCAAAACGAACCCGATGCTGGGATACATGCACATGACCTTTGCTTTCGGATGGTTCTTGTTGATTGTTGTCGGGAAAATCGAATCTATGGTTTATCATACCAGTGCTTTCAACCCACCTTATTTCGCTATCTTTTTCCGTTATTTCCATCCAGCAAAAGAGACATTCCCGTACAGCGAGTTTTTCGCGTTCTTGATGGACTTGATACTGACGTTCCTGTTAATCGGGATCTTACTGGCTGTCACCAAACGTTTTTGCTCCCGTATTTTCGGCATGAAAAAGACCACGAAACAACGGGCTTACGACCTGCTTATATTAACGGTCCTCTGGCTCATTTTCCCGGTACGTTTTCTGGCTGAAAGTTTCACAAGCGGCCTAAATGGTGGGGGTAGTTTCCTCACGCACAACGCCGGTGACTTTTTCAGCGGATTTCTACCCTTGGAAAGTCTATCTTATCCTGCCTGGTGGCTTTACTCCTCCTTGCTTGGCCTATTCTTCCTACTATTACCATTTTCCCGGTACATGCATATCCCGACTGAAATGGTCTATATCTTCCTGAAAAACTGGGGAGTAAAACAAGGCAAGGAATATAACGGATTCAGTGAAATACAGGTTAATTCCTGTTCCCGTTGTGGAATATGTATCAACACCTGCCAACTGAACACGTCATGTAATATAAATGATACCCAACCCGTCTATTTCCTTCGTCGCCTGCGCAATCACGAAGAATATGCCCAACAAGCAGAAAACTGCCTGATGTGCGGACGCTGCGAGGCCTCTTGTCCCGTGGGTATCAACCTGAATGCCATCCGCCAAAGCAAAAGACCGGATATATTAAGAGTTACAAAAGACACGTATGCTTATGTGCCCCAACCAAAAGTGAAACCTGCTAAAGTCGCTTATTTTGCCGGATGTATGAGTCATCTTACCCCAGGCATTATAAAATCCATGCAACAGATTTTCGAGAAAGCAAAAGCGGACTACACGTTTATTGATGAACAAGCCGGAGTATGTTGCGGGCGTCCATTAGCTCTTTCCGGGAACTGGAAAGCAGCACAAGTAGTCATGGACAAAAACCTGCAAATGATCGATGCCTCACAAGCAGACATTCTGGTCACCTCCTGCCCGATCTGTTACAAAACATTCAAAGAGGATTACCTGTTGAATATAAAAATCATGCACCACACGGAATATATCGACATGCTGATCCGGGAAGGAATATTAAAGGTTAACACGCTTGATTTGAAAACCGTATTCCACAATCCATGTGAACTGGGAAGAGGTTGTGATGTGGTGGATGCCCCCGAAAGTGTGCTGAAACAAGTAAGCCGGAAAATTTCGACTGCCTATGACGGGAAGAAATCACTCTGTTGCGGGGGTAGCTTGGCAAACACGGCCATTGATTCCACGCAAAAAACTAAAATCAGTAGCGATACCGTGAAAGCATATGCGGCATACCAACCGGATATAATTGTCACGGCTTGTCCCCTATGCAAAAAGACTTTGGGTAAAACCTCACTGGAAATCCCGGTAAAAGATATAGCAGAACTGGTTGCAGAGGCCTAA
- a CDS encoding PdxA family protein, whose amino-acid sequence MENRLNVGITHGDVNGISYELIIKLLAENRICELCVPILYGSPKVAAYYRKVLNIENFSLNTIREPGEANGKRSNIINCVDDNVKVDLGKETPESDQATMIALKYALDQLDRDEIDVLTLAPQGPNAFFTEEAGSLVEYLSKRYNTTDIMSILVSEKMKMGFVTEQVKLRDVPHQVTQKNIFKKLTLLDDTLRQDFTILKPKIAVLGLNPQVNCGQNGDEEVNIITPAIERAREEGIMAIGPFSAERFFSERMYEKFDAVLAMYYDQGVVAFKSVDEESAACYIAGLPVICSMSLTDPHYDIVGQNLGDEQGLRNALYLAMDVCVHREQNIELQKNPLPHYDIAANSNESDLNVEQIEGVKEELED is encoded by the coding sequence ATGGAAAACAGATTAAATGTAGGAATCACGCATGGGGATGTAAACGGAATATCTTATGAGTTGATCATAAAATTGTTGGCAGAGAATCGAATTTGTGAGTTGTGTGTTCCTATTCTATACGGGTCGCCTAAAGTGGCAGCCTACTACCGGAAGGTATTAAATATTGAAAACTTCAGTTTAAATACGATTCGTGAGCCGGGTGAGGCCAACGGGAAACGATCCAATATCATCAATTGCGTGGATGATAACGTGAAGGTTGATCTTGGAAAAGAGACACCCGAATCAGATCAGGCTACCATGATAGCCTTGAAATATGCCTTGGATCAGTTGGATCGGGACGAGATTGATGTGTTGACGCTGGCTCCCCAGGGACCGAATGCATTCTTTACGGAAGAGGCCGGGTCTTTGGTGGAATATTTGAGTAAGCGTTATAATACCACGGATATTATGTCCATCTTGGTGAGCGAAAAGATGAAGATGGGTTTCGTGACCGAACAGGTTAAATTGCGGGATGTGCCGCATCAGGTTACACAAAAGAATATTTTCAAGAAGTTAACCTTGCTGGATGATACTTTGCGTCAGGATTTTACTATTTTGAAACCCAAAATCGCTGTTCTGGGATTAAACCCGCAGGTAAATTGCGGTCAGAATGGAGATGAAGAAGTGAATATTATTACTCCGGCGATAGAGCGAGCCCGGGAAGAGGGAATTATGGCCATTGGCCCATTCTCTGCCGAGCGTTTCTTCTCGGAGAGAATGTACGAGAAATTTGACGCTGTTCTTGCCATGTATTACGATCAGGGGGTTGTGGCATTTAAGTCAGTGGATGAAGAAAGTGCCGCTTGTTATATTGCCGGGTTACCTGTGATCTGTTCAATGTCTTTAACCGATCCTCATTATGATATTGTAGGTCAAAATCTGGGTGATGAACAAGGACTTCGTAATGCTCTTTATTTGGCGATGGATGTTTGCGTGCATCGGGAACAAAATATAGAATTGCAGAAAAATCCGCTTCCACATTATGATATTGCCGCAAATAGTAATGAAAGTGATTTGAATGTGGAACAGATAGAAGGGGTAAAAGAAGAACTTGAGGATTAA
- a CDS encoding TlpA disulfide reductase family protein produces the protein MMKMVFLLGIVALLTGCNSIQKDEFVITGTISSYPKEVLICAYQTNGDFILDTIRVENGKLSYRKKLQEPVVASLVSRDPHNIIPSGMGVVPGPSVTLFMEPGTKLEINMDNARWPELQWKGGAWNNDLMKLYVKTLPLEYEMFELLRKSYVSGVTEDEKVALGEQRMALAEKEKEEKIRFIKENPSSYAAMYLLSGMRNDFTLKDYAATFAAFDQALREMPLGKEMQGAIDIALRTEVGAIAPDFEKVDKDGNTIRLSDYRGKYVLLDFWGSWCSPCRDSHPHLKEIEAKYRDKGLVVINVATENGSKAREIWLQAIEEDGMTWTQILNNEGKDKCDVVKDYAITAFPTKVLIDGDGKIVVRAVGESEPIDAKLKEVFGE, from the coding sequence ATGATGAAAATGGTATTTTTACTTGGAATTGTAGCCCTGTTGACAGGGTGCAATTCCATTCAGAAAGACGAGTTTGTGATCACGGGAACAATCAGTTCTTATCCGAAGGAGGTTTTGATTTGTGCCTATCAGACGAACGGTGATTTTATATTGGACACGATCCGGGTGGAAAATGGAAAATTGAGTTACCGGAAGAAATTGCAGGAACCGGTTGTTGCTTCGCTCGTATCGAGAGACCCGCATAATATTATTCCGTCGGGTATGGGAGTTGTACCCGGACCGAGTGTCACGTTATTCATGGAGCCGGGGACGAAATTGGAGATAAACATGGATAACGCCCGTTGGCCGGAGTTGCAATGGAAAGGTGGAGCGTGGAACAATGACTTGATGAAGTTGTATGTCAAAACATTGCCTTTGGAATATGAGATGTTTGAGTTGTTGCGTAAATCATACGTTTCAGGGGTAACTGAAGACGAGAAGGTTGCTTTAGGAGAGCAACGGATGGCTTTAGCTGAAAAAGAGAAAGAAGAAAAAATCCGTTTTATCAAAGAAAATCCGTCCAGTTATGCAGCCATGTATCTTTTAAGTGGAATGCGTAATGATTTCACTTTGAAGGATTATGCGGCTACTTTTGCAGCTTTCGATCAAGCCTTGCGGGAGATGCCTTTGGGTAAGGAGATGCAAGGAGCCATTGACATTGCCTTGCGTACAGAAGTAGGTGCTATTGCCCCGGATTTCGAAAAAGTGGATAAGGATGGAAATACCATACGTTTGTCGGATTACAGGGGAAAATATGTGTTACTGGATTTCTGGGGTTCTTGGTGTAGTCCTTGTCGGGATTCACACCCTCACCTGAAAGAAATCGAGGCAAAATACCGGGATAAAGGTTTGGTAGTTATTAATGTTGCAACAGAAAACGGTTCCAAAGCTCGTGAAATATGGTTGCAGGCTATTGAGGAAGATGGTATGACATGGACGCAGATCCTGAATAACGAGGGAAAGGATAAATGTGACGTGGTGAAAGACTATGCCATCACGGCATTCCCGACTAAAGTGTTGATTGATGGTGATGGGAAAATTGTTGTACGTGCAGTGGGTGAATCCGAGCCAATAGATGCGAAGTTGAAGGAAGTATTCGGAGAATAA
- a CDS encoding thioredoxin family protein, which yields MMKKLVLSIVILCGFSISLLAQGIQFREGSWKEILEIAKKENKLVFVDNYTSWCGPCKKMVSEVFPLKEVGDFYNANFICYKLDCEKGDGVEVAKTYQIMSFPTYLYVDGNGKLFYRSGAYMPAEKFIEEGKIALAEFSDKRTIEEWEALYAKKRGNASFVKGYIAKRNRAKLDNADIFDQYVSIEKEKNLMDTTFLKELFDYENKLNAGGACADFIMKNWERIREMTGMQNQKMVEILGYSMGSYSYRRAVKEKNEERFNSYLKVMAFLNGKLGVNVANEEVKSRSGYYAAIDDRTRFEELAEKHADILFEEEKDCLKRDKEKYMQFLQGLIKDASGLASQTPEQLAFTIQFAGINESASLAFNFRDLAANVARLSDDQKLLNKAMTWALEAITLFGNFTCYETLAEVLYKMGYQKEALWQIEKALDKMPAGNDAIAARIHGKLDKIKNNK from the coding sequence ATGATGAAAAAATTAGTTCTGAGTATTGTAATACTGTGTGGATTCTCCATATCGTTGCTGGCGCAAGGTATCCAGTTTCGTGAAGGTAGTTGGAAAGAAATTCTGGAAATTGCCAAGAAGGAAAACAAATTGGTGTTCGTGGATAATTATACCAGCTGGTGCGGTCCCTGTAAAAAGATGGTGAGCGAGGTTTTCCCGTTGAAGGAAGTCGGGGATTTTTATAATGCTAATTTCATTTGTTATAAACTGGATTGTGAGAAAGGGGATGGTGTGGAAGTGGCAAAAACATACCAGATTATGTCGTTCCCTACTTATTTGTACGTGGATGGGAACGGGAAATTATTTTACCGTTCCGGAGCGTATATGCCTGCTGAAAAGTTTATTGAAGAGGGGAAAATAGCTTTGGCAGAGTTCTCTGACAAGCGGACGATTGAGGAGTGGGAAGCTCTCTACGCCAAGAAAAGGGGTAACGCATCTTTCGTGAAAGGATACATTGCCAAGCGTAACCGGGCGAAATTGGATAATGCGGATATTTTTGATCAATACGTGAGTATCGAGAAAGAGAAAAATTTGATGGATACCACGTTCTTGAAAGAGTTATTTGATTATGAGAATAAGCTAAATGCCGGAGGAGCATGTGCTGATTTTATCATGAAGAATTGGGAGCGTATTCGTGAGATGACGGGAATGCAGAATCAAAAGATGGTCGAGATTCTGGGTTATAGCATGGGTTCGTATTCCTATCGTCGTGCCGTGAAAGAGAAAAATGAAGAACGTTTTAACAGCTACCTGAAGGTGATGGCTTTCTTGAATGGGAAGTTGGGAGTGAATGTGGCAAACGAGGAAGTGAAAAGTCGTTCCGGATACTATGCCGCTATTGATGACAGGACGAGATTTGAGGAATTGGCAGAGAAACATGCGGATATTCTTTTTGAAGAGGAAAAAGATTGTTTGAAACGGGACAAGGAAAAATACATGCAATTCTTGCAGGGATTAATCAAGGATGCATCAGGACTTGCATCTCAGACCCCGGAGCAATTGGCTTTTACGATTCAGTTTGCCGGAATCAATGAGTCAGCTTCATTGGCGTTTAATTTCCGTGATCTTGCGGCTAATGTTGCCCGTCTCTCGGATGATCAAAAATTGCTGAATAAGGCCATGACGTGGGCATTAGAAGCAATTACGTTATTCGGTAATTTCACTTGCTATGAAACGTTGGCCGAGGTGTTATACAAGATGGGATACCAGAAAGAGGCTCTTTGGCAAATAGAAAAAGCGCTGGATAAAATGCCGGCAGGGAATGATGCTATTGCTGCACGTATTCACGGGAAGTTGGATAAAATTAAAAATAATAAATGA
- a CDS encoding RagB/SusD family nutrient uptake outer membrane protein, with translation MKKRYLLIGALFLFACNGRLDEMRPHNMAEAESYLSSFNNIVNATSGLYGQFLMQAGGYSESHHYHGSYHVLGEFRGNNVIFAEAFPAQISFMTSPDYLRAPDAHFFLNSDQKSQSYAWAMWAKSQQLILGASRNIIAIDKLFEETMNPDEKRDLIRLKGENAFLRGLMIFNATNVFGRPFWDNPDANLGIPLDVEATAEMLPRNTVRECFEQAVADFRLAASCLPDERSDRTFANKVASFGMLSRVYLYMGGLPESPDEEYNRLAAAYADSTFSLVNDVVEVLRGEELKDLYDNPKTNKEILFAFFTGNFPSGVGNAVHGYYSWSGYESEASTSVYCCEISRDYEKIMDKENDLRWQYFTEPSVRHAGRFSTTKYNGGADRVFDDYYSFICPSVFIRAGEVVLNRAEAYAKLGEDAKALRDLNEIRDRAGLEELSGLSGNDLFEEIFMERRRELAFEALTYYDYVRNGLTMKREEVSVSYSNYTGVQYNEIDPKTSRRTVCLIPAEELLLNDKLVQNDY, from the coding sequence ATGAAAAAGAGATATTTACTTATCGGAGCTCTATTCTTGTTCGCTTGTAACGGACGGCTTGATGAAATGCGCCCGCATAATATGGCAGAGGCGGAGAGTTATCTGAGTAGTTTCAATAATATAGTAAATGCCACTTCGGGGTTGTACGGACAATTTTTGATGCAGGCCGGAGGGTATTCGGAGTCACATCATTATCACGGTTCTTATCACGTGTTGGGTGAATTCCGGGGGAATAATGTCATTTTTGCGGAGGCTTTTCCGGCCCAGATCAGTTTTATGACTTCTCCTGATTATTTACGAGCCCCGGATGCTCATTTCTTCTTGAACAGTGATCAGAAATCCCAGTCATACGCATGGGCGATGTGGGCGAAAAGTCAACAGTTAATATTGGGGGCTTCACGTAATATCATTGCTATTGATAAATTGTTCGAGGAAACGATGAATCCGGATGAGAAGCGTGATTTGATTCGTTTGAAAGGGGAAAATGCTTTTTTACGCGGGTTGATGATTTTTAATGCCACGAATGTATTTGGTCGTCCTTTTTGGGATAATCCGGATGCGAATTTGGGAATTCCTTTGGATGTTGAGGCTACCGCGGAAATGTTACCTCGTAATACAGTGCGGGAGTGTTTTGAACAAGCCGTTGCTGATTTCAGATTGGCGGCATCTTGTTTGCCGGATGAGCGTTCGGATCGCACGTTTGCTAATAAAGTAGCGTCATTTGGAATGTTATCCAGGGTGTATCTGTATATGGGGGGATTACCGGAGAGTCCCGATGAGGAATACAATCGTTTGGCGGCTGCTTATGCCGATTCTACTTTTAGTTTGGTAAATGATGTGGTGGAGGTTTTGCGTGGGGAAGAATTGAAAGATTTGTATGATAATCCGAAGACGAATAAAGAAATTTTGTTCGCTTTCTTCACGGGTAATTTTCCGAGTGGTGTAGGTAATGCCGTACATGGTTATTATTCTTGGAGCGGTTACGAGTCAGAGGCTAGCACTAGCGTGTATTGTTGTGAAATTTCACGTGATTACGAGAAAATCATGGATAAAGAGAACGATTTGCGGTGGCAGTATTTCACGGAACCTTCCGTGCGACATGCAGGACGTTTTAGTACAACGAAATACAATGGGGGAGCGGATAGGGTCTTCGATGATTACTACTCTTTCATTTGTCCTTCTGTGTTTATCCGTGCCGGAGAGGTTGTTTTGAACAGGGCAGAGGCTTACGCTAAATTGGGTGAGGACGCAAAGGCCTTACGAGATTTGAACGAGATTCGTGATCGGGCAGGTTTGGAAGAATTATCCGGATTAAGCGGAAACGACCTGTTTGAAGAAATATTCATGGAACGTCGTCGGGAGCTGGCTTTTGAGGCTTTGACGTACTATGATTATGTACGTAACGGATTGACCATGAAACGGGAGGAAGTGTCCGTGTCTTATAGTAACTACACGGGAGTGCAATATAATGAGATTGACCCTAAAACATCCCGTCGGACGGTATGTTTGATTCCAGCCGAGGAGTTGCTATTGAATGATAAGTTAGTACAGAATGATTATTAA